A genomic window from Antedon mediterranea chromosome 4, ecAntMedi1.1, whole genome shotgun sequence includes:
- the LOC140046416 gene encoding uncharacterized protein isoform X1 produces MGLAIDTMMGVASAARQATGPSQTQLLVQFQVMAESLTQNVSHARQVCARALLPVTDKLAKEMLFSSVDKMCRLTPTVISEARNLVDDVQGSNQRLGAAKREWSANATAVLHGITKLPEADPASLAEMATTLKEMQMLNTLSPQNWIPTLSAKQATPGGPYQHNHNSSIPQTEPQMFSSQASQLYGHSSNFQQPMTSTPNPGRPSRDRYSVPPKVSFRESRGRSLSPVKLKNCGQGTKGPYRTRHVSYSEDAPEPLLQRVLSSSDLQNMPQIDEHRDHVAFNQTSFINNPIAAAALELQQEADRWEEDDNAIVQVANELSKQMYDLANVAKKKNSVEGKENLFKLSKAIAANGKVIVQFAEIIAKNCVDKRFSKELLSCAERIPVLSTQLNIISSVKQATPEDDSANATLINNAENLMKAVMSTLKAAEGACVKGLKPDVEGSKVGAEAQALAMQWKRKLHRYRMIEASSTDTDAFGLRRIRKHISAPTLTEILS; encoded by the exons ATGGGTCTGGCAATAGATACAATGATGGGAGTAGCATCGGCTGCAAGGCAGGCTACTG GACCATCTCAAACACAACTACTCGTTCAGTTTCAAGTCATGGCTGAGAGCCTAACCCAGAATGTTTCTCATGCTAGGCAGGTCTGTGCAAGAGCCTTGCTACCAGTAACTGACAAGTTAGCCAAGGAAATGCTTTTCTCCAGTGTTGATAAAATGTGCCGACTTACACCAACTGTGATTTCAGAGGCTAGAAATTTAGTTG ATGATGTTCAAGGCTCGAACCAAAGACTCGGAGCTGCCAAGCGAGAGTGGTCTGCAAATGCCACTGCAGTTCTTCATGGCATCACCAAACTTCCAGAGGCTGATCCAGCTTCACTCGCAG AGATGGCAACAACACTGAAGGAGATGCAGATGCTAAATACATTGAGTCCACAAAATTGGATTCCAACACTTTCAGCAAAACAGGCAACACCAGGTGGGCCTTACCAACACAATCACAACAGCAGTATTCCTCAAACAGAGCCACAAATGTTTTCATCCCAAGCGTCACAACTTT ATGGTCACTCTTCAAACTTTCAACAACCGATGACATCAACACCTAACCCCGGTAGACCCTCACGTGACCGGTACAGTGTGCCACCAAAAGTGAGCTTTAGAGAGAGCCGAGGACGATCACTATCACCAGTTAAACTAAAAAACTGTGGCCAAGGAACCAAAGG TCCCTACAGAACCAGACATGTTAGTTATAG TGAAGACGCTCCAGAACCATTGTTACAACGCGTGTTGAGTTCGTCAGATCTACAGAACATGCCGCAGATTGACGAGCACCGTGATCACGTAGCATTCAATCAAACGTCATTCATCAATAATCCTATTGCT GCTGCTGCTTTGGAGCTCCAGCAAGAGGCAGATCGATGGGAAGAGGATGACAATGCCATTGTGCAGGTTGCAAATGAACTATCTAAGCAAATGTACGATCTGGCCAATGTTGCAAAGAAGAAGAATTCAGTGGAG ggTAAAGAGAACTTGTTTAAGCTGTCTAAAGCCATAGCAGCTAATGGTAAAGTTATCGTTCAGTTTGCAGAAATCATTGCCAAAAATTGTGTTGATAAAAG gttttcaAAAGAGTTATTGTCATGCGCAGAACGAATCCCCGTCCTGAGCACACAACTGAACATCATCTCAAGCGTGAAGCAGGCAACACCTGAAGACGATTCTGCTAATGCGACGCTAATAAACAACGCCGAGAACCTGATGAAGGCCGTAATGAGCACGCTCAAAGCAGCCGAAGGGGCTTGTGTTAAG GGGTTGAAACCAGATGTTGAAGGGTCAAAGGTCGGAGCAGAAGCTCAGGCCTTAGCAATGCAATGGAAGCGAAAGCTTCATCGTTATCGGATGATTGAAGCATCCAGTACAGATACTGATGCGTTCGGTTTGCGGAGAATAAGGAAACATATCTCAGCTCCAACACTAACAGAAATTCTGTCATAA
- the LOC140046416 gene encoding uncharacterized protein isoform X3, producing the protein MGLAIDTMMGVASAARQATGPSQTQLLVQFQVMAESLTQNVSHARQVCARALLPVTDKLAKEMLFSSVDKMCRLTPTVISEARNLVDDVQGSNQRLGAAKREWSANATAVLHGITKLPEADPASLAEMATTLKEMQMLNTLSPQNWIPTLSAKQATPGGPYQHNHNSSIPQTEPQMFSSQASQLYGHSSNFQQPMTSTPNPGRPSRDRYSVPPKVSFRESRGRSLSPVKLKNCGQGTKGPYRTRHVSYSEDAPEPLLQRVLSSSDLQNMPQIDEHRDHVAFNQTSFINNPIAAAALELQQEADRWEEDDNAIVQVANELSKQMYDLANVAKKKNSVEGKENLFKLSKAIAANGKVIVQFAEIIAKNCVDKRFSKELLSCAERIPVLSTQLNIISSVKQATPEDDSANATLINNAENLMKAVMSTLKAAEGACVKIDTPCNMVARDPAVGLE; encoded by the exons ATGGGTCTGGCAATAGATACAATGATGGGAGTAGCATCGGCTGCAAGGCAGGCTACTG GACCATCTCAAACACAACTACTCGTTCAGTTTCAAGTCATGGCTGAGAGCCTAACCCAGAATGTTTCTCATGCTAGGCAGGTCTGTGCAAGAGCCTTGCTACCAGTAACTGACAAGTTAGCCAAGGAAATGCTTTTCTCCAGTGTTGATAAAATGTGCCGACTTACACCAACTGTGATTTCAGAGGCTAGAAATTTAGTTG ATGATGTTCAAGGCTCGAACCAAAGACTCGGAGCTGCCAAGCGAGAGTGGTCTGCAAATGCCACTGCAGTTCTTCATGGCATCACCAAACTTCCAGAGGCTGATCCAGCTTCACTCGCAG AGATGGCAACAACACTGAAGGAGATGCAGATGCTAAATACATTGAGTCCACAAAATTGGATTCCAACACTTTCAGCAAAACAGGCAACACCAGGTGGGCCTTACCAACACAATCACAACAGCAGTATTCCTCAAACAGAGCCACAAATGTTTTCATCCCAAGCGTCACAACTTT ATGGTCACTCTTCAAACTTTCAACAACCGATGACATCAACACCTAACCCCGGTAGACCCTCACGTGACCGGTACAGTGTGCCACCAAAAGTGAGCTTTAGAGAGAGCCGAGGACGATCACTATCACCAGTTAAACTAAAAAACTGTGGCCAAGGAACCAAAGG TCCCTACAGAACCAGACATGTTAGTTATAG TGAAGACGCTCCAGAACCATTGTTACAACGCGTGTTGAGTTCGTCAGATCTACAGAACATGCCGCAGATTGACGAGCACCGTGATCACGTAGCATTCAATCAAACGTCATTCATCAATAATCCTATTGCT GCTGCTGCTTTGGAGCTCCAGCAAGAGGCAGATCGATGGGAAGAGGATGACAATGCCATTGTGCAGGTTGCAAATGAACTATCTAAGCAAATGTACGATCTGGCCAATGTTGCAAAGAAGAAGAATTCAGTGGAG ggTAAAGAGAACTTGTTTAAGCTGTCTAAAGCCATAGCAGCTAATGGTAAAGTTATCGTTCAGTTTGCAGAAATCATTGCCAAAAATTGTGTTGATAAAAG gttttcaAAAGAGTTATTGTCATGCGCAGAACGAATCCCCGTCCTGAGCACACAACTGAACATCATCTCAAGCGTGAAGCAGGCAACACCTGAAGACGATTCTGCTAATGCGACGCTAATAAACAACGCCGAGAACCTGATGAAGGCCGTAATGAGCACGCTCAAAGCAGCCGAAGGGGCTTGTGTTAAG
- the LOC140046416 gene encoding uncharacterized protein isoform X2, with the protein MGLAIDTMMGVASAARQATGPSQTQLLVQFQVMAESLTQNVSHARQVCARALLPVTDKLAKEMLFSSVDKMCRLTPTVISEARNLVDDVQGSNQRLGAAKREWSANATAVLHGITKLPEADPASLAEMATTLKEMQMLNTLSPQNWIPTLSAKQATPGGPYQHNHNSSIPQTEPQMFSSQASQLYGHSSNFQQPMTSTPNPGRPSRDRYSVPPKVSFRESRGRSLSPVKLKNCGQGTKGEDAPEPLLQRVLSSSDLQNMPQIDEHRDHVAFNQTSFINNPIAAAALELQQEADRWEEDDNAIVQVANELSKQMYDLANVAKKKNSVEGKENLFKLSKAIAANGKVIVQFAEIIAKNCVDKRFSKELLSCAERIPVLSTQLNIISSVKQATPEDDSANATLINNAENLMKAVMSTLKAAEGACVKGLKPDVEGSKVGAEAQALAMQWKRKLHRYRMIEASSTDTDAFGLRRIRKHISAPTLTEILS; encoded by the exons ATGGGTCTGGCAATAGATACAATGATGGGAGTAGCATCGGCTGCAAGGCAGGCTACTG GACCATCTCAAACACAACTACTCGTTCAGTTTCAAGTCATGGCTGAGAGCCTAACCCAGAATGTTTCTCATGCTAGGCAGGTCTGTGCAAGAGCCTTGCTACCAGTAACTGACAAGTTAGCCAAGGAAATGCTTTTCTCCAGTGTTGATAAAATGTGCCGACTTACACCAACTGTGATTTCAGAGGCTAGAAATTTAGTTG ATGATGTTCAAGGCTCGAACCAAAGACTCGGAGCTGCCAAGCGAGAGTGGTCTGCAAATGCCACTGCAGTTCTTCATGGCATCACCAAACTTCCAGAGGCTGATCCAGCTTCACTCGCAG AGATGGCAACAACACTGAAGGAGATGCAGATGCTAAATACATTGAGTCCACAAAATTGGATTCCAACACTTTCAGCAAAACAGGCAACACCAGGTGGGCCTTACCAACACAATCACAACAGCAGTATTCCTCAAACAGAGCCACAAATGTTTTCATCCCAAGCGTCACAACTTT ATGGTCACTCTTCAAACTTTCAACAACCGATGACATCAACACCTAACCCCGGTAGACCCTCACGTGACCGGTACAGTGTGCCACCAAAAGTGAGCTTTAGAGAGAGCCGAGGACGATCACTATCACCAGTTAAACTAAAAAACTGTGGCCAAGGAACCAAAGG TGAAGACGCTCCAGAACCATTGTTACAACGCGTGTTGAGTTCGTCAGATCTACAGAACATGCCGCAGATTGACGAGCACCGTGATCACGTAGCATTCAATCAAACGTCATTCATCAATAATCCTATTGCT GCTGCTGCTTTGGAGCTCCAGCAAGAGGCAGATCGATGGGAAGAGGATGACAATGCCATTGTGCAGGTTGCAAATGAACTATCTAAGCAAATGTACGATCTGGCCAATGTTGCAAAGAAGAAGAATTCAGTGGAG ggTAAAGAGAACTTGTTTAAGCTGTCTAAAGCCATAGCAGCTAATGGTAAAGTTATCGTTCAGTTTGCAGAAATCATTGCCAAAAATTGTGTTGATAAAAG gttttcaAAAGAGTTATTGTCATGCGCAGAACGAATCCCCGTCCTGAGCACACAACTGAACATCATCTCAAGCGTGAAGCAGGCAACACCTGAAGACGATTCTGCTAATGCGACGCTAATAAACAACGCCGAGAACCTGATGAAGGCCGTAATGAGCACGCTCAAAGCAGCCGAAGGGGCTTGTGTTAAG GGGTTGAAACCAGATGTTGAAGGGTCAAAGGTCGGAGCAGAAGCTCAGGCCTTAGCAATGCAATGGAAGCGAAAGCTTCATCGTTATCGGATGATTGAAGCATCCAGTACAGATACTGATGCGTTCGGTTTGCGGAGAATAAGGAAACATATCTCAGCTCCAACACTAACAGAAATTCTGTCATAA